The Oncorhynchus tshawytscha isolate Ot180627B linkage group LG32, Otsh_v2.0, whole genome shotgun sequence genome includes a region encoding these proteins:
- the LOC112257880 gene encoding zinc finger protein 664-like, which yields MRSLSYSPSKEEVGITVKQEVEGEAVTVKEEEDTFRVKEEEDVTVKEEEEAFYGLKEEEGEMTVTSTKAEEEEKEPGYLGPVSQTHLKVSDGSNGEFSQKMVLRNRSMINTRERRDYRGSSGEPQQPHDADEAEKSISRSEHLKKHLQRPSWKRTHCCSDCGKHFKFSYELKIHQRTHTEEKSYSCAQCGKSFTTSCKRTRHQRTHTGEKPYSCTQCGKSFSQSTTLISHQRTHTGEKPYSCAQCGKSFSQSTTLISHQRTHTGEKPYSCVQCGKSFSTSCKLTRHQRTHTGEKPYSCTQCGNSFSQSTTLIAHQRTHTGERPYSCAQCGKSFTTSSNWYRHQRTHTREKSYSCTECGKSFAASSNWYRHQRTHTGEKPYSCTQRGKRFSQSTSLISHQRTHTGEKSYSCAQCGKSFVTSCSLTKHQRTHTGEKSYSCTECGKSFTQSTSLISHQRKHTQERNLIALLNVGRVLLRLASGLHNI from the exons atgcggtcactaagctactctccttCTAAAGAAGAGGTGGGtatcacagtaaaacaagaagtagagggtgaggccgttactgtgaaagaagaggaagacacgttcagagtgaaagaggaggaggatgttacagtaaaagaagaggaggaagcgTTTTATGgattgaaagaggaggagggggagatgactgtCACATCCACAAAGGccgaggaagaggagaaggaacctggatatctgggcccggtttcccaaacgcATCTTAAGGTGTCAGATGGTTCTAACGGTGAATTTAGCCAAAAGATGGTATTGAGAAACCGTTCCATgattaacacta GAGAGAGACGGgactatcgtggatcctctggggagcctcaacaacctcatgatgctgacgaggcagagaaaagtatctccagatcagaacacctcaagaaacaccTGCAGAGACCCTCATGGAAGAGAAcccactgctgctctgactgtgggaaacaTTTCAAATTTTCGTATGAACTtaaaatacaccagagaacacacacagaagagaaatCTTATAGTtgtgctcaatgtgggaagagttttactacatcttGCAAGCGGACtagacaccagagaacacacacaggagagaaaccgtatagctgtactcaatgtgggaagagtttttctCAGTCAACCaccctgatatcacaccagagaacacacacaggagagaaaccttatagctgtgctcaatgtgggaagagtttttctCAGTCAACCaccctgatatcacaccagagaacacacacaggagagaaaccttatagctgtgttcaatgtgggaagagtttttctACATCTTGCAAGCTGACtagacaccagagaacacacacaggagagaaaccatatagctgtactcaatgtgggaatAGTTTTTCTCAGTCAACCACCCTGATagcacaccagagaacacacacaggagagagaccttatagctgtgctcaatgtgggaagagttttactacatctagcAACTGGTAtagacaccagagaacacacaccagagagaaatcttatagctgtactgaatgtgggaagagttttgctgcATCTAGCAACTGGTAtagacaccagagaacacacacaggagagaaaccgtatAGCTGTACTCAACGTGGGAAGAGGTTTTCTCAGTCAAccagcctgatatcacaccagagaacacacacaggagaaaaatcGTATAGCtgtgctcaatgtgggaagagttttgttacaTCTTGCAGTCTGACtaaacaccagagaacacacacaggagagaaatcttatagctgtactgaatgtgggaagagttttactcagtcaacCAGCCTTATATCacaccagagaaaacacacacaggagagaaatctcatAGCAttgctcaatgtgggaagagttttgttacgTCTAGCAAGCGGACTACACaacatataa